Below is a genomic region from Pseudomonas sp. JQ170C.
AGCGGCAAAAAATCATTGACCTGGGCCATGCTGCGGATCGCCACTTCACGGCGGAACTGCCTGGCGCGTTTTGCAGACGCCAGCACAATCGCCGCGGCGCCGTCGGTGACCAGCGAGCAGTCGGTCAGACGTAGCGGCTCAGCGATGTAGGGGTTGCTCTCGGATACCGTGTTGCAGTGCTCGAAACTCATTGCCTTGTGCATCTGCGCCAGCGGGTTGGCCATGGCATTGGCGTGGTTCTTCGCGGCAATCGCCGCCATGGCCGACAGCGGACTCTGGTAACGCTGGCCGTAACCTGCGGCGGCCAGCCCGAACAACTGCGGGAAGCTCAAGCCGGCTTCCTCGGCATCATGCTGATACCCCGCCCCGGCCAGGGCCTGAGTGACCTGGGCAGTTGAGTTCGAGGTCATCTTCTCGGCCCCCACCACCAGCACCAGCTCCGCCTCGCCCGAGCGAATCGCATTGATCCCCGCCTGAATCGCCGCCGCGCCCGAAGCACAGGCGTTCTCGCAACGAGTGGCGGGTTTGAAGCGCAGCGCGGGATCGGCCTGCAACATCAACGATGCCGGAAAACCGTCGGGCACCAGCCCCGAATTGAAATGCCCGAGAAACAGCGCGTCGATCTCCGACGCTGCAACATCCGCATCCGCCAACGCGGCACGGGTGACATCAACGATCAGATCTTCCAAGGTGGCATCGCTCAAGCGGCCAAACCGCGAATGCGCGGCGGCGACGATGCTGACGGAGTCGGTAGCCATGGTTTTATCCTTGTAGTTGAACAGGCGTTCCCTACAATGGCCCCAACCTCCAGGCCCTCGCTATCCGTGCAACTACGTATAGGGATGAGTAGCCCGACTGATGGATACTGCGTGGGAAAATCCCCTAGAAACGAGGGAGGCCTGGCCCATGACCGACCCAGCCCGACAACTGCAAGACCTTGAGCGCCTGGCCTTCCAGGTGTCGCCCGCGCCGCAAGTCATCACCGGCAACCGCCGCATGCTCGACCTCAATGAAGCCTTCCAGAGCCTGTTCGGCTACGAGCGTGACGAACTGATGGGCAAGCTGATCCTCAAGCTCTACCCGTCACAGGCCGACTACCAGGCCATCGGCGAACGCAGCCTGAGCTGGCTGCGTCACGCCAGGAACGGTGCCTACTCCGACGAGCGCTTCATGCAGCATCACAGTGGCGAAGTCTTTTGGGCCCGCGCCAACGGCTACACCCTGACCCCGGACGATCCCTTTCAGCTGATGGTGTGGCATTTCGAGCGCATGGACCGGGTGTTCAGGCCGACCGTCAACCTCACGCCCAGGGAACGGGAAATATCGGCGCATATCGTCAATGGGCTGACGTGCAAGGAAATTGGCCGCAAGCTGGATATTTCGCACCGGACGGTGGAAGTGCACCGGGCGCGATTGATGAAGAAGCTTGACGCGAAAAACAGTGCGGAACTGGTGTCGCGAATTATTGTGTTGAACTGACCCTACGACCTGCCCCACCATTCGTCGCATTTGGAAACACTACGCCAACTGTCCATCAACCTCTGGCTTGGCTATTGCACAAGCCGGCTCTAGCGGCCCCGGGAAGACGTAATTCTGACGCGGCAGCGGCCACAATAATTGCTTGTTATCGGAGATGTACCGTGTCGACGCTCAGTGAAATCGCAATGAACCACGCGAGAATGGTCAAAAGGTTGGCGGAGGAAACGCTTGAGCAGGAAGCTCGACAGCCACTGATCGTGGGTGGTTTTGAAGTATCGACCCTTGATACGCCTGAGCATATGCCGCTGCACTTCATCATGGATGCTCAAGACAGGACCGCTGCAGGTGTCTGAACGATAGGAAAGGCCCTGTCCTGCGGACCTGTTCCACCACCTTGACAAATTTTTCACGGGCCAAGGTGCACAGTAGCCCTACTCTCTCGTGACACCTTAGGCCCGCTTTATGGCGGGCTTTTCTTTGCCTGTCATTCCACCGCTACCGTTGAGCCACACTCGAAGTTCGTGCAAGCTCCAGGGCACTCTCGCACCCGAAAAGGAATTCAAGGATGCCATTTCCACCGAACGAGCGAACCGCGCTGCTGGCACTCAAAGGCGTAGGGCCCACCGTCATCACCCGACTTGAACAGATGGGCATCGAAACCCTGGCTGAGCTGAGTAAATCGAATGTCGGCGACATCCTGGCTCAAGCCTCAGCTGCGGTGGGATCAACTTGCTGGAAGAACAGCCCGCAAGCCCGAGCGGCCATCACTGCGGCGGTTGAGCTTGCCAGGGGGTCGGCTGGGTAAACGTGCTCGTCCGTATACCCATGCCATAGTCCCTTAGGGCTTTTGTTGCCCGCTGCTAGGCTTACTCATGCGCCATGTCTGCGGCCCAACACAGATGCCGGCCGTTTACTTGGCCATCATGGCAGGTAACGTTGCCTGCCATTGGGAGGCAGCATGAAACCGTTATATGTTGTTGTCTTGAGCGCTGGCTTGTGTCTGTTCGGAGCAAGCGCTGCAATCGCTGATGAAGTGATTTCCCAGGAAGGTGACACGACGGTTGGATCTGGATTTGGTGCGGGCACAGGGCTGCTGGTTGGCGGCGCGGTAGGTGGCCCCATAGGAGCGTTGGTAGGCGCAGGGGCAGGACTGTTTGTTGGATCTGGTGTGCAGTCTGCAACTGGGCAGGAGGGACACGCATACACGGTGCGAAGCAGTACAGGCGAGGAACGAACTGTTCGCTCCCCGCGTGAAGAATTCGCCATTGGCCAGCAGGTCGAAGTGAGTGGCATAAGGTTGCGGGCTGCTACGCCATAGGTGGTTGCTGGCGCCCCGAGAAGAAGCCCGCTTTGGCGGGCTTTTTGCTGCCGCGTGTTATCAAACCACTTCCAACATGCGCCTTCCGTCGCCCCGCATCCAAGCCCCATATCTGACGCTATACAAAATCAAGGCAGATCGCCATTATGCCGAAAAATTAAGAATGCCTATCGCATCAGCCCCGGGGAATTAAATGCTCGCAAACATCTCGAAGTCAGTTCGCAGTATGGCTATTGCCTCCTGCTTTACAGGTCTCAGCGGCTGCGCTACTGATGGGGCTGTTGGGGAACTTGCCGCGATGGGCATGTTGGTGGGTGGGGCAGCGAGCGGTGATTCGGGCCTGTTGATGGCCGGGGTAGCGGGTTACGCTGGCGTCATGATTGTTGAACCACTCCTTTCTGAATCTTCGGAAACGGAAACAGGCTATTCAACTTATCCGCCGTCGGCAGTTCCCTCTACAACGCCAACTGTGCCTGCTACGCCTCCTGTGACCGCTGCCACTCTGATCGCTGCAGAGGTGCCCGATGCTTACCGTAACGAATCCTGCGAATACCTTGAAGTTGCCCTCGTATTTGCCCATGAGCGCCTGGAGGGTAGAAAAAAGGTAAATGACGTTCAGGGCCAACAGATAGCTCAAGCCCGAATCGCAGCACGAAGCAAAGCACTGAGCGATAAAAAGTGTCCTCCTTCCAGCTGGGTGGGTGGTCGTATTGGCATCAGCATGGATAACGTAGACCCCCGCTATGTGGCGACCTACAACATCCCCGCTGAAGGCGCGATGGTTATTATGGTGAGTCCAAATAGCGCGGCGGAAAAAGCTGGAATCAAGGTCGGCGATATCATCGTCGCCGTTAACGACAAGCCGGTCAGGAACGCCATCGACCTGCGCACAATGCTAGGCCATGCACCTATTGGGTCGGTGAATAACCTGCAAGTAAGGCGTGATACGAAACTTCTGGTAGCGAGTGCCCAGATGGGAGGCCCTGCTGTACCGCTGCCCATAGTCCCCGTTTCCGCCTCAACACCCCCAGCAACAGCGGTAGCCCAGGCACCTCTCGCACCTCCAGACAAACCTTCGAGCACATCAAATTACTGCTACGCATACCTGACAATCGGAGAAGAGCGCGGCTCAACTTGCAGCCCCGTGGTCAAGATTGACGATACCGATCGGACTGGCTCTGTATTTCAAACACGGTTGAACAGTTATGTGGCAAAAGTGAAGCAATCCCAACCTAGCATTTGGGGGGATTTTGAGTATGCAGAGACGATTCAGATGCACAACGCATTCATCTATCAAATGAAGCCAAAAGGCAGCCCTGAGGCGTCAAAACAAGATGCGGGGCTGATTTGCTACGCGTCTCGAGCCGATGCAGATGCCCAACTGAAGCAGTCGCAAAAAAATGATTCGTCCCTGAAAATCGTGGGTTGGCCGTAACCGACCGAGTGCGTTCCGTCCACATTCTTTTCGCAAGCGAAAGTGCGATTCACATCGCGCCTTCAGATGCTTCTAGCCCGCCTCGACGGGCTTTTCTTTGCCTGTGTACCGGCCTCAAGCGCCAAGCCTCGATCGCTGTACAGCGCCTGGCTCGATTCGTCGATGCCTTCGAGGCTGGGCAAGGGACAAAAATGCGGGCCCTGTTTGTGGGAGCAAACGCTTGACTGCTTTTTACATTGTAATTACATTGCACACATAATGTAATCGCATTGGAGAAGCACATGAGCTCTGTACAGTTCATTCACGGTGACAACGGCGAAGCGGTATTTGCGGTGATGCCCATTGATATGTATCGCGCACTCATTGCTGGCGGATCGAGGTCAGAGGCTCCGGCCTCATCACATCCGCTTTTGAATGAGGATCAAACCATGATCAAACTCCCTTACGGTGGCACCAACGCTTATCTCCATGTACCGGACCTGCTGAAGTATCTGAAGGAACGCGACATCAAGGATCTCGCGATCAATCAGCGTGCCCAGACGTTGGATAAATTTCCGAAAGAGCAACAAATGACCCTCGACCCGATTATCCGCCGCGAGTTTCTTGGTGACCTTCGCTACCGGAACACCATGCAGGCAACTACCGAGGTGGTAGACGCCTTGGTCGCTACCGGTCACTTCCGTCGCATCAAGAAACGCTATGAAGGTATGTTCTTGCGCGCGGTGAATGCGCTCGAAGTGGTCGAGTAACTGGTCGCTGGCCTCAACTTGAGGCCAGCGCCTGAACATCCTGTTGGCGCTGGGGTTGACCCGCGTCAATAGTGAAAGGACGGAAATTCCCCCACAATCCGCACGCCGAAGGATCGGCACGCACTGCATTACAAACAGCCCACCATGTCCCGCCATGTGTGGGCTTTTTGCTGCTGGAGTGATGGCGAGTCAGCCGCCCTCCCCGCTATTTCCACAGATCAGTTGATTGGCACTAGTTGCTCGCGTTGAGCAGCACTCAGGTCATCAATCAGGGCAACTTTCAGCGAGCCAGCGGATGTGCCAGCAAGGGGCTTGCCCATGTCCGCTGAGGCGTGCTCGGGAAGCTTGTACATTGCGCCCGTGAGTGGGTCGACGATCAGCATCCCGATCAAACCACCAATGAGAATGTTGCCCCAGTACCAACCACTCAAGCTGGAGTCGATCTCAACGGCCTTGTCGGGGTAGCCTTCCTTCTTGAAGCGCAGCGTATAGGTCTGTCCAGAAAAATACCCATCACCTGATTTGAGAGTAATGGTGCTTGGAGTGTTTCCGGAGTGAACGACAATTCCGTTTTTATCGGTGACCTCGAAAGATGCACCAGGCGGAGCGCTAGAAACCGCTACAGGATATCGCGACTCTCCCACAATACTCGCACACCCTTGGATTCCCAGAGTCGCGGCAACAACAGCAGCTCCAATCACTTTCCGAACCATTTTCTAACAGCTCCGTATGCCTTTATTGGCTAGGGCCGGATATCGGCCGTCGGCGATTGTACTCAAACGATGTCAAATAGCCATCACCTCGAAAAATAAAGTGGTCGGGCGGTAATTCAGACTCAGAAGACCACTTCCTGAACCTGCATAGCCTTATGAAGCCCGCCGCTGAGCAGGCATTTTTCTAGGCAGGAGAATTTATGTACTTCTGGTATTTGAGCGCCATGAACGACAAGCGATGTATTGGGAGGAGCAGTCGATTCTGTTCGGAGTGCTTCCGGATCACTTGCAGACGATGGCCTTATTCGAGGTGAACGCGGGCTGCCGGGCGCACTAAGTTTGCAAGCTGCGGTGGGATTGGGAGATTGCAATGCCGGAACTCGGGACCAGTGCTTTCCTGATCCCCGCTGACTTCGGCGGGAGACACGCCCGGTCGGGAGTAAAGAATGGCGACGAACGCTTGGTGGTCTTGAACAGCGTGGCCAAGTCGATCATTGAGAGTCAGCGGGCATCAGCCGGGAGTGGGTTTTCTCGTACAACGGCACCGCAATGCACCGGATGAACGACTCGGCTTGGAAGAAGGCACGGGTGAGAGCGGCGAAACTCTGGCCTCGATCAGGATTCACGACTTGAAGCACACCTTCAGCCGCCTACTGCGGGCCGCGGGAATTACTGAAGAAGATCGGAAGTCACTGCTCGGGCACAAGAACGCCAGCATCACCAGTCATTACTCGGGCGCTGAGCTTGGTCAACTGATCGAAGCGGCAAACATGGAATCAGCCACTGATTCGAGAGGACCAGTGCTGACGATCTTGAAGAGGAGGCAGGCGTGAAAATTAGAGAAGTCACGCAAAAGTCACGCACATGAAAAAGGCCAGCTCTCACGAAACTGGCCTAATTCATTGAAAATAATGGTCGGGACGGAGTGATTCGAACACTCGACCCCTTGCACCCCATGCAAGTGCGCTACCGGGCTGCGCTACGCCCCGACTGGGCTTGAAGCATGTTCTCCTAGTTGCTGAGAACGTTGAAGAATGTACCCTAACCTTTTGAATTATGGAAGCATTTTTTCCAAAATTCCTGGCCCGATAAGGGTTACTTCTTCAGCACTACCAATACATCCTCAAGCTCGACAATCATCTGCCGGATCAGTTGTTTGTACTGGGTAGTGTCGTCCTTGGCTTCATCGCCAGAGAGGCGCAATCGCGCCCCGCCGATGGTGAAGCCCTGGTCGTACAACAGCGCGCGGATCTGGCGGATCATCAGCACGTCTTGGCGCTGGTAATACCGTCGGTTGCCGCGACGCTTCACCGGGTTGAGTTGTGGGAATTCCTGCTCCCAGTAGCGGAGCACATGCGGTTTTACCGCACAAAGCTCGCTCACTTCACCGATGGTGAAG
It encodes:
- a CDS encoding LuxR C-terminal-related transcriptional regulator, whose product is MTDPARQLQDLERLAFQVSPAPQVITGNRRMLDLNEAFQSLFGYERDELMGKLILKLYPSQADYQAIGERSLSWLRHARNGAYSDERFMQHHSGEVFWARANGYTLTPDDPFQLMVWHFERMDRVFRPTVNLTPREREISAHIVNGLTCKEIGRKLDISHRTVEVHRARLMKKLDAKNSAELVSRIIVLN
- a CDS encoding S1C family serine protease, with amino-acid sequence MAIASCFTGLSGCATDGAVGELAAMGMLVGGAASGDSGLLMAGVAGYAGVMIVEPLLSESSETETGYSTYPPSAVPSTTPTVPATPPVTAATLIAAEVPDAYRNESCEYLEVALVFAHERLEGRKKVNDVQGQQIAQARIAARSKALSDKKCPPSSWVGGRIGISMDNVDPRYVATYNIPAEGAMVIMVSPNSAAEKAGIKVGDIIVAVNDKPVRNAIDLRTMLGHAPIGSVNNLQVRRDTKLLVASAQMGGPAVPLPIVPVSASTPPATAVAQAPLAPPDKPSSTSNYCYAYLTIGEERGSTCSPVVKIDDTDRTGSVFQTRLNSYVAKVKQSQPSIWGDFEYAETIQMHNAFIYQMKPKGSPEASKQDAGLICYASRADADAQLKQSQKNDSSLKIVGWP
- a CDS encoding acetyl-CoA acetyltransferase yields the protein MATDSVSIVAAAHSRFGRLSDATLEDLIVDVTRAALADADVAASEIDALFLGHFNSGLVPDGFPASLMLQADPALRFKPATRCENACASGAAAIQAGINAIRSGEAELVLVVGAEKMTSNSTAQVTQALAGAGYQHDAEEAGLSFPQLFGLAAAGYGQRYQSPLSAMAAIAAKNHANAMANPLAQMHKAMSFEHCNTVSESNPYIAEPLRLTDCSLVTDGAAAIVLASAKRARQFRREVAIRSMAQVNDFLPLSRRDLLAFEGPQRAIQSALSQAGVTLDELNFAEVHDCFTIAELLIYEAMGLAPKGQGHRVLEAGIVQAGGRLPVNLSGGLKAKGHPVGATGVSMHALAFGQLTGNPIGLAAANAEFGLLFNMGGMAVANYATVLQARRA
- a CDS encoding helix-hairpin-helix domain-containing protein, whose translation is MPFPPNERTALLALKGVGPTVITRLEQMGIETLAELSKSNVGDILAQASAAVGSTCWKNSPQARAAITAAVELARGSAG
- a CDS encoding MerR family transcriptional regulator; translation: MLEPSHNDELPPIPGKRYFTIGEVSELCAVKPHVLRYWEQEFPQLNPVKRRGNRRYYQRQDVLMIRQIRALLYDQGFTIGGARLRLSGDEAKDDTTQYKQLIRQMIVELEDVLVVLKK